CCGTCTGGCTGGCCGCGTCCATGTACCCCTCGGTGGCGACGTCGGCGATCTCGGCCCGGTCCAGGGCCAGGGCGATGCCACGGCGCACGTTGACGTCGTCGAACGGCTCGACGTCGTGGTTGGGCAGCAGGCTGATGATGCCGCCGGGCGGGAACCACCAGTCGTTGTCCTCGTTCGCCCCGCCCCAGGTGTTCTCGACGTCGCTCATGAACGAGTAGGCCCAGTCGAAGCCACCGGTGACCACGTCCAGCTGCTGGGTGGCCGAGGGCATCACGATGTGTTCGATGGCGACCTCGCCCCAGTAGTCGGCGTTGCGGTCCAGGGTGTACTGCTGCGGCGTGAAGTTGCCGAGCGTGAACGGTCCGGTGCCGACCGGATCGGGGTTGCGCCAGGTGTCGGGCGCGTCCTGGTCGCCCCAGATGTGCTCGGGCACGATCAGTGTGCGGCCCACCACCGGCAGTGCCGGCGCGTCCTCGCCCTGCAGCGTGAAGGTGACCGTGGTGCCGGCGGTCTCCACCGACTCCACCCGGTTCCAGGCCCCGGCGATGTCCAGCGCCGGATACTCCTGCAGCAGATCGAAGGTGAAGGCGACGTCCTCGGCCGTCATGGGTTCGCCGTCGCTCCAGGTCACACCCTCGCGGATGGTCATCTCGATCGTGGACGGATCGGGCTGGTCCCACTCGCTGGCCAGCCACGGCGTCTCCTCGCCGTCGAGCGGGTTGACCATGATCAGCGGCTCGTAGATGTAGGTCGCGGCGGTGCGCTTGTTCGGCAGATACGGGTTGAAGTTGCGCTCGAACATCGGCGTGCCGGCGTCGCCCGCGAGCAGCAGGGTGTCGTCGTCGATGCTCGGGTCGGGTTCGCCGCGTACCTGGATGCTGCACCCGGCGGCCACCAGCGCGATCGCGGCGCCCACGGCGAGCAGGCGGGCGATCGGGCGGGCCGTCCTCGGCAGGCCTCGGTCCGGTCGTGAGCGGGGCCGCATCTCGCGTGCCCTCTGCGTGGTTGCCACAGGCGAGTCCTCACGTCGTCGTCAGTCCTGGCGTCGCATCCGTGCGGCGTCGTGGCTAATGTATGCGCATACATCCCTGAGCGCAAGACCTCCGGTCGCGATCGTCAGCGGGCCCCGATGCGCCGGGGGTCAGCGGCGCGGTGGACAGCTCTCGCGCAAGAGCACGTCCACGGGTAGCTCGATGGCCTGCGGTGGCCGGTCGCGGTGCTCGAGGCGCTGCAGGATCGTCTCCACCGCCGCCTCGCCCAGCTGCGCCATCGGCTGGCGCACGGTGGTCAGGCGGGGGGAGCTGTACCGCCCGGCGTGGATCCCGTCGAATCCGGTCACCACGGTCTTCTCCGGCACTCGCACCCCCGCCTCGCTCAGGGCGGCGAGGGCGCCGAGCGCGCTCTGATCGTTGGCGGCGATGACCGCACCGGGGCGCTCCCGGGTCAGGAACTGCGCCACGGCAGCGCGCCCGCCGGCCTCGGTGAACTCGGCCGGGGCGTGGTGCACGTCCTCGCGCCCGCGGACGGCGTCCTCGAAGCCCCGGGCCCGCGCCGCGGCGTCCGGTGAGGACCGGGGGCCGTCCAGGTAGAGCACGGGCCCGGAAGGCTTGACGGCGAGCACGTGCCGGACGAGCGCCTGCATGCCGCCGCGGTTGTCCACGACCACGCGGTCCACGTCCGTGGGTGTCATCCCCGCGAGGACCACCAGCGGCAGGCGGGTGGCAGCCTTGACCACCAGGGCGTCCTCCAGGGTGGAGGCGAGCACCGCGAGCCCGTCGACGCGCCCGGCGACGTCATCGAGCACCACGCCACGGCTCATCCCACGCCCGGCGGTGATCATCAGCGCGTACCCCGCTCGCCAGGCGGCATCCTCCGCACCGCGGATGATCTCGTCGAAGTAGAGGTTGGCAGGGGTCGGCGCCGGGGTGTCACCGCGGTCGTCGACGAAGGCGACCTCGGAGGAGGTCGAGGCCATCGGGGGGATCGGTTCGCGCTCGGTCTCGCCCGGGAGCAGCAGTCCGAGCACCTTGGTCCGGCGCCCGGCCAGCCCGCGGGCGCTGGCGCTGGGCACGTAGCCGAGCTCACGCACCGCCGAGAGCACCCGTTGGCGCGTCGACTCGCGAACCGTCTGGGGGCCGCGGAGGACACGGGAGACGGTCGCGATGGAGACGTCGGCGAGGGCAGCGACGTCATAGACGGTCGGCTGCTTGCGGATCGTGATCTCCCGTTCGTGCGCGGTAGGCCTACGGACTGGCGATCATCGTACGGCGGCCTGCGCTACCAGCGCTTGGATGGGTCCCAACGGAGCTGGACCCCGCGGCGGGTGAGGTCGTGCTGGAACGCCTCGGTGGCAGCGTCGTCATCGGCCACGGCGTGCGGCTCGGTCCCGTGCTCGAGGCAGTAGGCCGCCAGGGCACCGACCGCCTCGCCCACCGACCATTCGACCGGGTGGAGGCGGTAGGCGCCGTTCGTGATCTGGGTGGTGCCGATGTTCTTCGCCGCCGGGAGGAGGTTGCGCACGCGTCGCGGGATGAGGGCGCCGAGGGGGATCTCGAAGGGGTGTGGCGTGCCGCCGGCACCCCGGCCGTCGCCGGTGGTGTGGTGGCGGTCGATCCAGAAGTAGTGGCCGGTCCCGACGCTGTCGGGGTACCTCGCCGATCCGCTCTCACCCCGGTAGGTGGTGGAGATCTCCTGCTCCACGATCGTCTTGCGGGCCAGGATCCGGCGGGACTCCCGGACGTAGGGGTGCATCGCGAAGCCGTCCGCGGTCCCGGCCACGTCCGGGCGCAGACGGATTCCGGGCCATCCGGTGCCGCCGTCGGGGCGGGGCGCGTCCGTCTGCAGCCAGTACAGCATCGAGCGGCTCAGCGCCTTGGCCGCCTTCCAGTGGTCGGCGGCGTCGTCGACCCCGAAAAGAGGCCCGCCGACGTAGTCGTTCATGGGCCAGTTTACGATCACGACATCGCTGGGGTAGAACCCGGGCGCGAAGTTCTTACGGGCCGCGATCCGCCGGTAGTTCCAGAGCTCGGGATGCAGACCCATGTTCCGGTGATCCAGATCGATGACGTCGCCATCGAGGTTCGGTGTGAACGTGTACACGCGCCCGGGAGTGCCGTCCGCCTTCACCGGCTCGCCGAAACTGAGGATCTTGCGCCCGTCGAGCTGCGGCGGGCGTAGGTCGCGCCAGTAGTCGTAGTCCTCGGGTCGCTCGATGGTGTGGTCCTCGCCGGCCATGTGGTCGATGGCGAAGCACCATGACACGCCCTGCATATCGGTGGGGTCGGCCGTCGGCCACGCGCCCGGCTCGCCGGTCTGTTCCTGGGACTCGCGCCCGCTGACGTGCTCGATCCCGCCCAGCGGCAGTAGATCACCGAGCTCGGTGGCGTCGAGGATGTAGGGGGCGCGCAGTGTGCTCTCGTGGCCGTGCGCCGAGCGCACGCGAACCGTGGTCACCCGATCGCCGTCGGTCTCCACGGCGATGGGCTCGGTCTCCATCAGTACTGTCAGGCGTCCGGAGCTGCGGTACGGGGCGAGCAGCTCCTCGATCACGGCCACGCCGACGCGGGGGTCGAGACACACCGGGCTGACCCAGGCGTCACCCGGGTTCAGGTGGGGCTCGGCTCTGGCCGACTCGGTGAGCGGATAGTGCCGGCGGTAGTAGTCGCGCATTCCGTCGCGCAGCACCCGGTAGGACCTGTTGGCGCCGTCGGTCTCGATGAATCGGTGTTCGTCGAGGGGAACCAGTTGACTGGTGAGCTGGCCACCCAGCCACCGGGTGGGATCGGTCATCACCACGGTCCGGCCTGAGCGAAGTGCGGCGAGCGCGGCGGAGACTCCGCCCAGCCCGCCTCCGATGACGGCGATGTCTGCCTGACGTTCCACGGGGTGCCCCATCCTTGGTGCTGTGCTTTCAGTCGCTACGTTGAGAGATTGTCGTGCGTTCGTGACGAGCCACGAGGCCGGTCGATCCGGGGTCGGCCGCAACTCACTCCGCAACGCTACATGAAATTTCCGAAAGTTTTATAGAGAGGGAGTAGAGTGGTGCCCCAGCGAGGTGTCCGGAGGGAACGGGTGATGGCGGAGCGTGCAGCACGGCGGAAGAAGCCGTCCTTGGCCGAGGTGGCCACGGCGACCGGGGTGTCGATCTCCACGGTCTCGAAGGTGGCCAACGGCAGTGCCGATGTCTCCGACGTCACGCGCGAACGGGTGGAGCGGATCCTCAAGGAACGCGGGTACGTCGCCACTCGGAAGCGGCGCGGGTCGATGACCCCGGTCGCGATGCTCGCCCGTGACGTGCACTCGCCGTACACCTTGGATGTGCTCCGCGGTGCGATCGAGGCCGCGGCACGCGCACAGATCGACCTGAGTGTGTCGATCTATCCCGATGATGCCGGCGATCTCGGCTGGATCGACGAGCTCCATGCGGCCGGTCGCCGCGGGGTGATCGCGATCACGTCCGTGCTGAACGATGCCCAGCGGACACGTTTCGCCGAGCATCGCCTGCCCCTGGTGGTGATCGACCCGCTCAGCAACCCGGACGAGGAGACCTACAGCGTCGGCGCGACGAACTGGGCGGGTGGGATGGCTGCCGCCGAGCATCTGCTCGAGCTCGGCCATCGGCGCATCGCGGTCCTCGGCGGGCTCCCCGAGGCGATGGCCAGCGTCGCTCGTATCTCCGGTTTCCGCGCTGCGATGAACGCCGCCGACGTGCCGCACTCGGCGGGTTCGGTGCTCGATGGCGACTTCACCTACGACTCCGGCCTCGACTTCGGCCTGCGCCTGCTCGAACGGGACGAGCCGCCGACGGCGATCATCGCCTCGTCCGACTTCCAGGCGCTCGGCGTGATCGAGGCCGCGCGCCGGCGGGGCGTGCGCGTGCCGGAGGATCTCAGCGTGATCGGATTCGACGACCTCATCATGGCCCAGATGTCCTCTCCGCCGCTGACCTCCGTACGCCAGCCGCTGGACCAGATGGGCGCCACCGCGGTGGAGACCGTGGCCGCGCTGCTCAGTGGCGTCACGACCCGGCCGCGCCGGACGGAACTGGCCACCAGGCTGGTGGTCCGGGGGTCCACGGGGCCGGTGCGCACCGACTGACGGACGCGCGATGCGAAAATTCTAGAAAAGTTCTCTAGACATTCTCGATATCTCTGCCTATGCTTCGGGAAGAGCAGGCGAACGCCCTGCGCTTGAACACCGAGGTTTGAGGAGATCGACATGCGAGGTCCGAGATCACTGCGGCGCTCGTCCATCTGGATTGCCACCGTGGCCGCTGGATCGCTGGTACTGGCTGCGTGCTCGGGCAGCGAAGGTGACTCATCGGCGGGTCCGGTCGACCTGCGCATGGTGATGTGGAGCGCGAACGACGCCCACCACGAGGTCTTCAACCAGATCGGCGCGGCCTACGTCGAGGAGAACCCCGATGTGGTCAGCTCGATCAGTTTCGAGCCGCTCACGGGCAGCAGCTACGTGAACGCGCTGACCACGCAGATCGCCGGCGGGGACGCACCTGACCTGGCCTGGATCTCCGAGGCCAACGCCGCGCAGTTCGTGCAGAGCGGGGTGCTGCACAACCTGAGCCCCGCCTTCGAGTCGAGCGAGGGCTATGCGGTGGACGACCTGCTCGACGGGGCGTTCGACGTGTGGAGTCAGGACGAGAACATCTACGGCTACCCCTTCTCGAACAGTCCGTTCGGCATCTTCGTCAACCGCGATCTCGTCAGCGCAGCCGGTGAACCGGACCCGCGGGAGCTGATGGCGGACGAGGAGTGGACCTGGGACTCGCTCATGGCCGTGGCCGCGCAGGTCGCCCAGGAGGAGGGACAGGCGGGCTTCGAACCGTCGGCATCGCCCTACGCGGGCTGGAACGACGCGCTCGGCGCCATGTGGCTGTCCTGGGGCGCCTCGCCCTGGAGTGCCGACGGGACCGAGTGCACGATGAACTCCCCGGAGATGGTGGAGTTCTTCGACTGGTTCCACCACCACGTCTTCGAGACCGGCGCGGTCCCGGGCCCTGGCGAGGAGTTCGACTTTGCCTCCGGTCAGGTGGCCTTCAAGCTGGCGCAGCTCAGCTCCTCCGGAGCGCTCGATGACTCCTTCGAGTGGGACTTCCTCCCGCTCCCTGCCGGGCCTGCGGGGTCGGTTCCCGTGGTGGGCCAGGGTGGCGTCGGTGTGGTGGCGCGTGGGGAGAACCCGGAGATCGCCGCGGACTTCCTCGCCTACTTCACCAATCCGCAGAACTCCGAGCTGCTGGCCCAGTTCTTCCCGCCGCCGCGCTCCTCGGTCCTCACGGTGGAGACTCTCTCCGCTGCGGCACCGTCGCTGACCGAGCAGCAGATCGAGGAGACGGTCATCGCACAGAGTGTGGACGCCGTGACCAAGGTGGGACACGTGCGGATGAGTGAGCTCGCCGACCCCGTGCGCGTGGGTCTGGACAGCCTCTGGACGGCCGACGGAGATGCGCAGAGCGTGCTCGACCAGGTGTGCGAGGACATCGCCCCGGTGCTCGAGTCCGAGTGATGTTGCACCCCCAGCGCGCTTCGCCTCCTGCTGTCCGCGTCAGTCCGTCGCGACGACTGCACCGTGTGGACGCGATGATCGGGTACGCCTTCATAGCTCCGGCTGTGCTCGGCGTACTCGGTCTGGGCCTGGTGCCCTTCGGCTTCGTCCTCTGGTATAGCCTGCACGACTGGAACCCGCTGGTGGGCGACTTCACCTGGGTGGGAGGCGAGAACTTCCTCCGCCTGCTCACCGACGAGACGGTCTGGGCCTCGCTGGTCACCACCATCCAGTTCGCCGCGATGCTCATGGTGTTCAACGTGGCGCTCGCGATGGCTCTCGCCCTGTTGCTGAACCAGCGACTGCCCGGGACGACGACCTTCCGGACGTTCTTCTTCTCGCCGGTGATCGTCTCCACGGTGGCCTGGGTGCTCGTCTGGAGCTACCTCGTGGCAGCGAACGGTGGCATCAACGGGGTGCTCGCCATGATCGGCCTGGAAGGACCGAACTGGTTGCGGGAGTCCTCCTGGGCACTCGTCACCGTCGTGGTGATCCAGGTCTTCAAGGGCGTCGGGATGAACATGATCCTGTTCCTCGCCGCTCTGCAGAACGTTCCCGCCGAGCTGAAGGAAGCCGCGCGGATCGACGGCGCTCGACCCACCCGGGTCTTCCGTTCGATCACACTGCCGCTCATGACCCCCACGATCCTGCTGGTGGTGATGGTGACGACCTTCGGTGCCATGGACGTCTTCGTCCCGATCCAGATCCTCACGCAGGGTGGCCCGGGGCGCTCGACGACGGTGATCTCGTACCTGCTGTACCGCACCGCCTTCGAACAGCAGGACTTCGGCTACGCCTCGACCATCGGCGTCCTGATCTTCGTGGTGGCGCTCACGCTGGCCGCCCTTCAGTGGAGCACGCGAAAGAGGTGGGTCCACGATGAAGTCTGACCTTCAGGCAGTTCCCGCTCGTGGCAGGATCCGAACGCGCACCGTTCGCGATTCCTCGTCGGCACGACGACGCCGGGTCCTCACCCGCGTGGTGCTGTACAGCCTGCTGACCATCCTGTCGATCCCGTTCCTGTATCCGATGGTCTGGATGATCTTCGCCGCCTTCAAGCCGGCATCCGAGTTCTTCGCGCTCCCGCCGCGCATCCTCCCGCAGGAATGGACGTTGGAGGGTGTCTCGAGAATCTTCACCGTCACGCCGTTCGCGCAGCAGTATCTCAACTCCCTCTATCTCGCCGCGGTGATCACCATCGGCTCGATCGCGGTCGGGGCACTCGCCGGCTATGGTTTCGCCCGGATCCGGTTCCCTTTCGCGGGCAAACTCTTCCTGGTGCTGATGTCCGGGATGATGATCCCGGGCGAGGTCACCATCATCCCGGTGTTCCGGTGGGTCACCGAACTGGGCCTGATGAACACCCACGTCCCGCTGATCGTGCTCCCGATCTTCGGGCCGGCCACGGTCATCGGTGTCTTCATCTTCCGCCAGTACTTCCTGTCCCTCCCCGCCGAGCTGGAGGAGGCCGCCCGGCTGGACGGACTGGGCCGGCTCGGGATCTTCGCCAGGATCGCGTTCCCCCTGGCGGGCCCGGCGGTGGCCGCGGTGGCCATCATGAAGTTCCTCGCCGCGTTCAACATGTACTTCGAACCGCTCATCTTCCTGCGTAGCGAGGAGCTGTTCCCGGTCGGGCTCGGGTTGACGCGGTATCAGGACGGCTATGGCGAACCGCTGTACAACACGCAGATCGGAGCCACGGCGCTGACCGTGATCCCCGTCCTGATCGTCTTCCTCTTCGCCCAGAGGCAGTTCGTGGAGGGCCTCTCCCGGACCGGCCTGAAGGGCTGAGCGGGTGCTGGCGCCGCCAGGGCCCG
Above is a window of Ruania suaedae DNA encoding:
- a CDS encoding carbohydrate ABC transporter permease — encoded protein: MIGYAFIAPAVLGVLGLGLVPFGFVLWYSLHDWNPLVGDFTWVGGENFLRLLTDETVWASLVTTIQFAAMLMVFNVALAMALALLLNQRLPGTTTFRTFFFSPVIVSTVAWVLVWSYLVAANGGINGVLAMIGLEGPNWLRESSWALVTVVVIQVFKGVGMNMILFLAALQNVPAELKEAARIDGARPTRVFRSITLPLMTPTILLVVMVTTFGAMDVFVPIQILTQGGPGRSTTVISYLLYRTAFEQQDFGYASTIGVLIFVVALTLAALQWSTRKRWVHDEV
- a CDS encoding FAD-dependent oxidoreductase, producing the protein MERQADIAVIGGGLGGVSAALAALRSGRTVVMTDPTRWLGGQLTSQLVPLDEHRFIETDGANRSYRVLRDGMRDYYRRHYPLTESARAEPHLNPGDAWVSPVCLDPRVGVAVIEELLAPYRSSGRLTVLMETEPIAVETDGDRVTTVRVRSAHGHESTLRAPYILDATELGDLLPLGGIEHVSGRESQEQTGEPGAWPTADPTDMQGVSWCFAIDHMAGEDHTIERPEDYDYWRDLRPPQLDGRKILSFGEPVKADGTPGRVYTFTPNLDGDVIDLDHRNMGLHPELWNYRRIAARKNFAPGFYPSDVVIVNWPMNDYVGGPLFGVDDAADHWKAAKALSRSMLYWLQTDAPRPDGGTGWPGIRLRPDVAGTADGFAMHPYVRESRRILARKTIVEQEISTTYRGESGSARYPDSVGTGHYFWIDRHHTTGDGRGAGGTPHPFEIPLGALIPRRVRNLLPAAKNIGTTQITNGAYRLHPVEWSVGEAVGALAAYCLEHGTEPHAVADDDAATEAFQHDLTRRGVQLRWDPSKRW
- a CDS encoding LacI family DNA-binding transcriptional regulator, coding for MTIRKQPTVYDVAALADVSIATVSRVLRGPQTVRESTRQRVLSAVRELGYVPSASARGLAGRRTKVLGLLLPGETEREPIPPMASTSSEVAFVDDRGDTPAPTPANLYFDEIIRGAEDAAWRAGYALMITAGRGMSRGVVLDDVAGRVDGLAVLASTLEDALVVKAATRLPLVVLAGMTPTDVDRVVVDNRGGMQALVRHVLAVKPSGPVLYLDGPRSSPDAAARARGFEDAVRGREDVHHAPAEFTEAGGRAAVAQFLTRERPGAVIAANDQSALGALAALSEAGVRVPEKTVVTGFDGIHAGRYSSPRLTTVRQPMAQLGEAAVETILQRLEHRDRPPQAIELPVDVLLRESCPPRR
- a CDS encoding ABC transporter substrate-binding protein; this encodes MATTQRAREMRPRSRPDRGLPRTARPIARLLAVGAAIALVAAGCSIQVRGEPDPSIDDDTLLLAGDAGTPMFERNFNPYLPNKRTAATYIYEPLIMVNPLDGEETPWLASEWDQPDPSTIEMTIREGVTWSDGEPMTAEDVAFTFDLLQEYPALDIAGAWNRVESVETAGTTVTFTLQGEDAPALPVVGRTLIVPEHIWGDQDAPDTWRNPDPVGTGPFTLGNFTPQQYTLDRNADYWGEVAIEHIVMPSATQQLDVVTGGFDWAYSFMSDVENTWGGANEDNDWWFPPGGIISLLPNHDVEPFDDVNVRRGIALALDRAEIADVATEGYMDAASQTGLLLPNQEDLLDPDIPDDGVLQQDTEAAIAAFEESGYTYDGSTMRTPSGEPFTFAITSPNGYTDWLRAVQEVQRQLADIGIEVDLNAPQAAAYEASLSSGDYQMAMGGMGGGDAYQAYNNLLASDFYVPIGESSQNNRIRFQSQEADELLDRYRSEVDEQGQAEVVAGLQDLMVEELPAIALYHGGLWGLYSDGRFTGWPSEEDPYASPQTYDTSPLLVLTRLQPAGGDTEDQS
- a CDS encoding carbohydrate ABC transporter permease is translated as MVLYSLLTILSIPFLYPMVWMIFAAFKPASEFFALPPRILPQEWTLEGVSRIFTVTPFAQQYLNSLYLAAVITIGSIAVGALAGYGFARIRFPFAGKLFLVLMSGMMIPGEVTIIPVFRWVTELGLMNTHVPLIVLPIFGPATVIGVFIFRQYFLSLPAELEEAARLDGLGRLGIFARIAFPLAGPAVAAVAIMKFLAAFNMYFEPLIFLRSEELFPVGLGLTRYQDGYGEPLYNTQIGATALTVIPVLIVFLFAQRQFVEGLSRTGLKG
- a CDS encoding LacI family DNA-binding transcriptional regulator, with protein sequence MAERAARRKKPSLAEVATATGVSISTVSKVANGSADVSDVTRERVERILKERGYVATRKRRGSMTPVAMLARDVHSPYTLDVLRGAIEAAARAQIDLSVSIYPDDAGDLGWIDELHAAGRRGVIAITSVLNDAQRTRFAEHRLPLVVIDPLSNPDEETYSVGATNWAGGMAAAEHLLELGHRRIAVLGGLPEAMASVARISGFRAAMNAADVPHSAGSVLDGDFTYDSGLDFGLRLLERDEPPTAIIASSDFQALGVIEAARRRGVRVPEDLSVIGFDDLIMAQMSSPPLTSVRQPLDQMGATAVETVAALLSGVTTRPRRTELATRLVVRGSTGPVRTD
- a CDS encoding ABC transporter substrate-binding protein, which translates into the protein MAAGSLVLAACSGSEGDSSAGPVDLRMVMWSANDAHHEVFNQIGAAYVEENPDVVSSISFEPLTGSSYVNALTTQIAGGDAPDLAWISEANAAQFVQSGVLHNLSPAFESSEGYAVDDLLDGAFDVWSQDENIYGYPFSNSPFGIFVNRDLVSAAGEPDPRELMADEEWTWDSLMAVAAQVAQEEGQAGFEPSASPYAGWNDALGAMWLSWGASPWSADGTECTMNSPEMVEFFDWFHHHVFETGAVPGPGEEFDFASGQVAFKLAQLSSSGALDDSFEWDFLPLPAGPAGSVPVVGQGGVGVVARGENPEIAADFLAYFTNPQNSELLAQFFPPPRSSVLTVETLSAAAPSLTEQQIEETVIAQSVDAVTKVGHVRMSELADPVRVGLDSLWTADGDAQSVLDQVCEDIAPVLESE